The following proteins are encoded in a genomic region of Takifugu rubripes chromosome 21, fTakRub1.2, whole genome shotgun sequence:
- the tti2 gene encoding TELO2-interacting protein 2 isoform X2, with translation MGLSSLFDDLQLSSSSETPLSSQTLPPITEFLAELQKKLLNMLSYSETLHLIGHVANLFQTADPDWLFSPSSGLAELQVEYNAVVKALVRVAALPLCEDDYGSLPAATYQSIPYQAVTVCSALTALLETLGNRGVQTGIPLTIAPSVLVFAVTHFQDQPWTNSVSRAAARNLQEVLLRAGGWRDSGHLLTGENNGVLGKILDILQPQMTQTMWQRCEAVKFVYVWIVLQVTQPFLSPLLPRLLPASLLLTDHYKPENCILGVRCLHHIVLNTPAAELRQWNTAEVVYEALFKHLYTTDAAVIQPILWCLLDLLLVLEKPPCTPNPSSSPRKPCRHDDVLRLMLTNMEAEHKVALRRVYASALPLYVDRMGVAICRHMRRLDRVVLGYLEVRDPSEERSRLKVLRALQNMIRFAWPRMTSRADVVLRSLLKFLLDVSSDSDLDDSLKQRLMSEATLCITLMDCCCHGNLQQVEGSSCSSDVLRCLATVTGPIRESRAAVSYEDTNTNSFTGGCCVSSTTSEKRSADRAVGPKDGAVFQMTFSLGPSSPLQADHPVLIEMRNSSRKHISSICSCTWEEKYSKASKTKKPNQCWFNAEVPKLWAASTFGLAPEQYQRCILIIFFFIYVYSYLTFLNLSLMESLSRNV, from the exons ATGGGCCTGTCCTCCTTATTTGATGACCttcagctctcctcctcctcagaaaccCCCCTTTCCTCTCAGACTCTCCCTCCAATCACGGAATTtctggctgagctgcagaagaaaCTGCTTAATATGTTGTCATACTCTGAAACGCTCCATCTGATTGGTCATGTGGCGAATCTTTTCCAAACCGCTGATCCTGATTGGTTGTTCAGTCCAAGTAGTGGGTTAGCAGAACTTCAGGTCGAGTACAACGCTGTGGTAAAGGCTCTGGTAAGAGTTGCTGCTCTACCGCTCTGTGAGGATGACTATGGCTCGTTACCTGCTGCCACCTATCAGAGTATTCCATATCAAGCTGTCACAGTATGCTCCGCTCTCACAGCActactggaaactctgggaaacAGGGGTGTTCAGACTGGCATTCCACTGACCATAGCTCCCTCTGTGTTAGTGTTTGCTGTCACACACTTTCAG GATCAGCCTTGGACCAACTCTGtctccagagctgcagccagaaacctgcaggaggtgctCCTCAGGGCAGGGGGCTGGAGAGATTCTGGCCACCTCCTGACAGGGGAAAACAATGGAGTTCTAGGAAAAATCCTGGACATCCTGCAACCTCAAATGACCCA aaCCATGTGGCAGCGGTGTGAAGCAGTGAAGTTTGTTTATGTTTGGATTGTGCTGCAG GTTACTCAACCCTTTCTTTCCCCTCTCTTGCCCCGCCTCCTTCCTGCCTCACTTCTTCTCACCGACCACTACAAACCAGAGAACTGCATTCTGGGAGTTCGCTGTCTTCACCACATAGTGCTCAACACA CCTGCTGCAGAGCTTCGTCAGTGGAACACAGCAGAGGTTGTGTATGAGGCCTTGTTCAAACACCTTTACACCACAGATGCTGCTGTCATACAG CCCATCCTCTGGTGTCTCTTGGACCTGTTACTGGTTTTAGAGAAGCCCCCCTGCACACCCAACCCTTCTTCCTCCCCCAGGAAGCCCTGCCGGCATGACGATGTGCTGCGTCTGATGCTGACCAACATGGAGGCAGAACACAAGGTGGCGCTGCGGCGTGTGTATGCCTCTGCCCTGCCTCTGTATGTCGACAG GATGGGTGTGGCCATCTGCAGACATATGCGGCGACTAGACAGGGTGGTTCTGGGATACCTGGAGGTCAGAGATCCATCCGAGGAGAGGAGCCGACTGAAGGTTCTGCGCGCTCTTCAGAACATGATCAGATTTGCCTGGCCTCG GATGACGTCTCGTGCTGATGTGGTGTTGCGAAGCTTGTTAAAGTTTCTGCTGGACGTGTCTTCTGACTCTGACCTTGATGATTCACTAAAACAGAGGCTGATGAGTGAAGCTACTCTCTGCATCACGCTGATGgactgctgttgtcatggaaacctgCAG caggttgAAGGTAGCAGTTGTAGTTCTGATGTCCTccgttgcctagcaacagtAACTGGGCCCATCCgtgagagcagagctgctgtttcct ATGAGGACACTAACACCAACAGTTTTACTGGTGGATGTTGTGTTAGCTCCACCACCTCAGAGAAGAGGAGCGCTGATAGAGCTGTGGGACCCAAAGATGGCGCTGTCTTCCAGATGACCTTCAGTCTCGGTCCTTCATCACCTCTACAAGCAGACCACCCAGTCCTCATTGAAATGAGGAACTCATCCAGGAAGCACATCAGTTCTATCTGCAGCTGCACCTGGGAAGAGAAATACAGTAAAGCATCAAAAACCAAGAAGCCAAATCAGTGTTGGTTTAATGCAGAGGTCCCCAAACTATGGGCCGCCTCCACATTTGGCCTGGCCCCTGAACAATACCAGAGATgcattttgattatttttttcttcatatatGTGTATTCgtatttgacctttttaaacCTTTCACTGATGGAGAGCTTGTCAAGAAATGTATGA
- the tti2 gene encoding TELO2-interacting protein 2 isoform X3, giving the protein MGLSSLFDDLQLSSSSETPLSSQTLPPITEFLAELQKKLLNMLSYSETLHLIGHVANLFQTADPDWLFSPSSGLAELQVEYNAVVKALVRVAALPLCEDDYGSLPAATYQSIPYQAVTVCSALTALLETLGNRGVQTGIPLTIAPSVLVFAVTHFQDQPWTNSVSRAAARNLQEVLLRAGGWRDSGHLLTGENNGVLGKILDILQPQMTQTMWQRCEAVKFVYVWIVLQVTQPFLSPLLPRLLPASLLLTDHYKPENCILGVRCLHHIVLNTPAAELRQWNTAEVVYEALFKHLYTTDAAVIQPILWCLLDLLLVLEKPPCTPNPSSSPRKPCRHDDVLRLMLTNMEAEHKVALRRVYASALPLYVDRMGVAICRHMRRLDRVVLGYLEVRDPSEERSRLKVLRALQNMIRFAWPRMTSRADVVLRSLLKFLLDVSSDSDLDDSLKQRLMSEATLCITLMDCCCHGNLQVEGSSCSSDVLRCLATVTGPIRESRAAVSYEDTNTNSFTGGCCVSSTTSEKRSADRAVGPKDGAVFQMTFSLGPSSPLQADHPVLIEMRNSSRKHISSICSCTWEEKYSKASKTKKPNQCWFNAEVPKLWAASTFGLAPEQYQRCILIIFFFIYVYSYLTFLNLSLMESLSRNV; this is encoded by the exons ATGGGCCTGTCCTCCTTATTTGATGACCttcagctctcctcctcctcagaaaccCCCCTTTCCTCTCAGACTCTCCCTCCAATCACGGAATTtctggctgagctgcagaagaaaCTGCTTAATATGTTGTCATACTCTGAAACGCTCCATCTGATTGGTCATGTGGCGAATCTTTTCCAAACCGCTGATCCTGATTGGTTGTTCAGTCCAAGTAGTGGGTTAGCAGAACTTCAGGTCGAGTACAACGCTGTGGTAAAGGCTCTGGTAAGAGTTGCTGCTCTACCGCTCTGTGAGGATGACTATGGCTCGTTACCTGCTGCCACCTATCAGAGTATTCCATATCAAGCTGTCACAGTATGCTCCGCTCTCACAGCActactggaaactctgggaaacAGGGGTGTTCAGACTGGCATTCCACTGACCATAGCTCCCTCTGTGTTAGTGTTTGCTGTCACACACTTTCAG GATCAGCCTTGGACCAACTCTGtctccagagctgcagccagaaacctgcaggaggtgctCCTCAGGGCAGGGGGCTGGAGAGATTCTGGCCACCTCCTGACAGGGGAAAACAATGGAGTTCTAGGAAAAATCCTGGACATCCTGCAACCTCAAATGACCCA aaCCATGTGGCAGCGGTGTGAAGCAGTGAAGTTTGTTTATGTTTGGATTGTGCTGCAG GTTACTCAACCCTTTCTTTCCCCTCTCTTGCCCCGCCTCCTTCCTGCCTCACTTCTTCTCACCGACCACTACAAACCAGAGAACTGCATTCTGGGAGTTCGCTGTCTTCACCACATAGTGCTCAACACA CCTGCTGCAGAGCTTCGTCAGTGGAACACAGCAGAGGTTGTGTATGAGGCCTTGTTCAAACACCTTTACACCACAGATGCTGCTGTCATACAG CCCATCCTCTGGTGTCTCTTGGACCTGTTACTGGTTTTAGAGAAGCCCCCCTGCACACCCAACCCTTCTTCCTCCCCCAGGAAGCCCTGCCGGCATGACGATGTGCTGCGTCTGATGCTGACCAACATGGAGGCAGAACACAAGGTGGCGCTGCGGCGTGTGTATGCCTCTGCCCTGCCTCTGTATGTCGACAG GATGGGTGTGGCCATCTGCAGACATATGCGGCGACTAGACAGGGTGGTTCTGGGATACCTGGAGGTCAGAGATCCATCCGAGGAGAGGAGCCGACTGAAGGTTCTGCGCGCTCTTCAGAACATGATCAGATTTGCCTGGCCTCG GATGACGTCTCGTGCTGATGTGGTGTTGCGAAGCTTGTTAAAGTTTCTGCTGGACGTGTCTTCTGACTCTGACCTTGATGATTCACTAAAACAGAGGCTGATGAGTGAAGCTACTCTCTGCATCACGCTGATGgactgctgttgtcatggaaacctgCAG gttgAAGGTAGCAGTTGTAGTTCTGATGTCCTccgttgcctagcaacagtAACTGGGCCCATCCgtgagagcagagctgctgtttcct ATGAGGACACTAACACCAACAGTTTTACTGGTGGATGTTGTGTTAGCTCCACCACCTCAGAGAAGAGGAGCGCTGATAGAGCTGTGGGACCCAAAGATGGCGCTGTCTTCCAGATGACCTTCAGTCTCGGTCCTTCATCACCTCTACAAGCAGACCACCCAGTCCTCATTGAAATGAGGAACTCATCCAGGAAGCACATCAGTTCTATCTGCAGCTGCACCTGGGAAGAGAAATACAGTAAAGCATCAAAAACCAAGAAGCCAAATCAGTGTTGGTTTAATGCAGAGGTCCCCAAACTATGGGCCGCCTCCACATTTGGCCTGGCCCCTGAACAATACCAGAGATgcattttgattatttttttcttcatatatGTGTATTCgtatttgacctttttaaacCTTTCACTGATGGAGAGCTTGTCAAGAAATGTATGA
- the tti2 gene encoding TELO2-interacting protein 2 isoform X4, which translates to MGLSSLFDDLQLSSSSETPLSSQTLPPITEFLAELQKKLLNMLSYSETLHLIGHVANLFQTADPDWLFSPSSGLAELQVEYNAVVKALVRVAALPLCEDDYGSLPAATYQSIPYQAVTVCSALTALLETLGNRGVQTGIPLTIAPSVLVFAVTHFQDQPWTNSVSRAAARNLQEVLLRAGGWRDSGHLLTGENNGVLGKILDILQPQMTQTMWQRCEAVKFVYVWIVLQPAAELRQWNTAEVVYEALFKHLYTTDAAVIQPILWCLLDLLLVLEKPPCTPNPSSSPRKPCRHDDVLRLMLTNMEAEHKVALRRVYASALPLYVDRMGVAICRHMRRLDRVVLGYLEVRDPSEERSRLKVLRALQNMIRFAWPRMTSRADVVLRSLLKFLLDVSSDSDLDDSLKQRLMSEATLCITLMDCCCHGNLQSLLQQVEGSSCSSDVLRCLATVTGPIRESRAAVSYEDTNTNSFTGGCCVSSTTSEKRSADRAVGPKDGAVFQMTFSLGPSSPLQADHPVLIEMRNSSRKHISSICSCTWEEKYSKASKTKKPNQCWFNAEVPKLWAASTFGLAPEQYQRCILIIFFFIYVYSYLTFLNLSLMESLSRNV; encoded by the exons ATGGGCCTGTCCTCCTTATTTGATGACCttcagctctcctcctcctcagaaaccCCCCTTTCCTCTCAGACTCTCCCTCCAATCACGGAATTtctggctgagctgcagaagaaaCTGCTTAATATGTTGTCATACTCTGAAACGCTCCATCTGATTGGTCATGTGGCGAATCTTTTCCAAACCGCTGATCCTGATTGGTTGTTCAGTCCAAGTAGTGGGTTAGCAGAACTTCAGGTCGAGTACAACGCTGTGGTAAAGGCTCTGGTAAGAGTTGCTGCTCTACCGCTCTGTGAGGATGACTATGGCTCGTTACCTGCTGCCACCTATCAGAGTATTCCATATCAAGCTGTCACAGTATGCTCCGCTCTCACAGCActactggaaactctgggaaacAGGGGTGTTCAGACTGGCATTCCACTGACCATAGCTCCCTCTGTGTTAGTGTTTGCTGTCACACACTTTCAG GATCAGCCTTGGACCAACTCTGtctccagagctgcagccagaaacctgcaggaggtgctCCTCAGGGCAGGGGGCTGGAGAGATTCTGGCCACCTCCTGACAGGGGAAAACAATGGAGTTCTAGGAAAAATCCTGGACATCCTGCAACCTCAAATGACCCA aaCCATGTGGCAGCGGTGTGAAGCAGTGAAGTTTGTTTATGTTTGGATTGTGCTGCAG CCTGCTGCAGAGCTTCGTCAGTGGAACACAGCAGAGGTTGTGTATGAGGCCTTGTTCAAACACCTTTACACCACAGATGCTGCTGTCATACAG CCCATCCTCTGGTGTCTCTTGGACCTGTTACTGGTTTTAGAGAAGCCCCCCTGCACACCCAACCCTTCTTCCTCCCCCAGGAAGCCCTGCCGGCATGACGATGTGCTGCGTCTGATGCTGACCAACATGGAGGCAGAACACAAGGTGGCGCTGCGGCGTGTGTATGCCTCTGCCCTGCCTCTGTATGTCGACAG GATGGGTGTGGCCATCTGCAGACATATGCGGCGACTAGACAGGGTGGTTCTGGGATACCTGGAGGTCAGAGATCCATCCGAGGAGAGGAGCCGACTGAAGGTTCTGCGCGCTCTTCAGAACATGATCAGATTTGCCTGGCCTCG GATGACGTCTCGTGCTGATGTGGTGTTGCGAAGCTTGTTAAAGTTTCTGCTGGACGTGTCTTCTGACTCTGACCTTGATGATTCACTAAAACAGAGGCTGATGAGTGAAGCTACTCTCTGCATCACGCTGATGgactgctgttgtcatggaaacctgCAG TctcttcttcagcaggttgAAGGTAGCAGTTGTAGTTCTGATGTCCTccgttgcctagcaacagtAACTGGGCCCATCCgtgagagcagagctgctgtttcct ATGAGGACACTAACACCAACAGTTTTACTGGTGGATGTTGTGTTAGCTCCACCACCTCAGAGAAGAGGAGCGCTGATAGAGCTGTGGGACCCAAAGATGGCGCTGTCTTCCAGATGACCTTCAGTCTCGGTCCTTCATCACCTCTACAAGCAGACCACCCAGTCCTCATTGAAATGAGGAACTCATCCAGGAAGCACATCAGTTCTATCTGCAGCTGCACCTGGGAAGAGAAATACAGTAAAGCATCAAAAACCAAGAAGCCAAATCAGTGTTGGTTTAATGCAGAGGTCCCCAAACTATGGGCCGCCTCCACATTTGGCCTGGCCCCTGAACAATACCAGAGATgcattttgattatttttttcttcatatatGTGTATTCgtatttgacctttttaaacCTTTCACTGATGGAGAGCTTGTCAAGAAATGTATGA
- the tti2 gene encoding TELO2-interacting protein 2 isoform X1: MGLSSLFDDLQLSSSSETPLSSQTLPPITEFLAELQKKLLNMLSYSETLHLIGHVANLFQTADPDWLFSPSSGLAELQVEYNAVVKALVRVAALPLCEDDYGSLPAATYQSIPYQAVTVCSALTALLETLGNRGVQTGIPLTIAPSVLVFAVTHFQDQPWTNSVSRAAARNLQEVLLRAGGWRDSGHLLTGENNGVLGKILDILQPQMTQTMWQRCEAVKFVYVWIVLQVTQPFLSPLLPRLLPASLLLTDHYKPENCILGVRCLHHIVLNTPAAELRQWNTAEVVYEALFKHLYTTDAAVIQPILWCLLDLLLVLEKPPCTPNPSSSPRKPCRHDDVLRLMLTNMEAEHKVALRRVYASALPLYVDRMGVAICRHMRRLDRVVLGYLEVRDPSEERSRLKVLRALQNMIRFAWPRMTSRADVVLRSLLKFLLDVSSDSDLDDSLKQRLMSEATLCITLMDCCCHGNLQSLLQQVEGSSCSSDVLRCLATVTGPIRESRAAVSYEDTNTNSFTGGCCVSSTTSEKRSADRAVGPKDGAVFQMTFSLGPSSPLQADHPVLIEMRNSSRKHISSICSCTWEEKYSKASKTKKPNQCWFNAEVPKLWAASTFGLAPEQYQRCILIIFFFIYVYSYLTFLNLSLMESLSRNV, translated from the exons ATGGGCCTGTCCTCCTTATTTGATGACCttcagctctcctcctcctcagaaaccCCCCTTTCCTCTCAGACTCTCCCTCCAATCACGGAATTtctggctgagctgcagaagaaaCTGCTTAATATGTTGTCATACTCTGAAACGCTCCATCTGATTGGTCATGTGGCGAATCTTTTCCAAACCGCTGATCCTGATTGGTTGTTCAGTCCAAGTAGTGGGTTAGCAGAACTTCAGGTCGAGTACAACGCTGTGGTAAAGGCTCTGGTAAGAGTTGCTGCTCTACCGCTCTGTGAGGATGACTATGGCTCGTTACCTGCTGCCACCTATCAGAGTATTCCATATCAAGCTGTCACAGTATGCTCCGCTCTCACAGCActactggaaactctgggaaacAGGGGTGTTCAGACTGGCATTCCACTGACCATAGCTCCCTCTGTGTTAGTGTTTGCTGTCACACACTTTCAG GATCAGCCTTGGACCAACTCTGtctccagagctgcagccagaaacctgcaggaggtgctCCTCAGGGCAGGGGGCTGGAGAGATTCTGGCCACCTCCTGACAGGGGAAAACAATGGAGTTCTAGGAAAAATCCTGGACATCCTGCAACCTCAAATGACCCA aaCCATGTGGCAGCGGTGTGAAGCAGTGAAGTTTGTTTATGTTTGGATTGTGCTGCAG GTTACTCAACCCTTTCTTTCCCCTCTCTTGCCCCGCCTCCTTCCTGCCTCACTTCTTCTCACCGACCACTACAAACCAGAGAACTGCATTCTGGGAGTTCGCTGTCTTCACCACATAGTGCTCAACACA CCTGCTGCAGAGCTTCGTCAGTGGAACACAGCAGAGGTTGTGTATGAGGCCTTGTTCAAACACCTTTACACCACAGATGCTGCTGTCATACAG CCCATCCTCTGGTGTCTCTTGGACCTGTTACTGGTTTTAGAGAAGCCCCCCTGCACACCCAACCCTTCTTCCTCCCCCAGGAAGCCCTGCCGGCATGACGATGTGCTGCGTCTGATGCTGACCAACATGGAGGCAGAACACAAGGTGGCGCTGCGGCGTGTGTATGCCTCTGCCCTGCCTCTGTATGTCGACAG GATGGGTGTGGCCATCTGCAGACATATGCGGCGACTAGACAGGGTGGTTCTGGGATACCTGGAGGTCAGAGATCCATCCGAGGAGAGGAGCCGACTGAAGGTTCTGCGCGCTCTTCAGAACATGATCAGATTTGCCTGGCCTCG GATGACGTCTCGTGCTGATGTGGTGTTGCGAAGCTTGTTAAAGTTTCTGCTGGACGTGTCTTCTGACTCTGACCTTGATGATTCACTAAAACAGAGGCTGATGAGTGAAGCTACTCTCTGCATCACGCTGATGgactgctgttgtcatggaaacctgCAG TctcttcttcagcaggttgAAGGTAGCAGTTGTAGTTCTGATGTCCTccgttgcctagcaacagtAACTGGGCCCATCCgtgagagcagagctgctgtttcct ATGAGGACACTAACACCAACAGTTTTACTGGTGGATGTTGTGTTAGCTCCACCACCTCAGAGAAGAGGAGCGCTGATAGAGCTGTGGGACCCAAAGATGGCGCTGTCTTCCAGATGACCTTCAGTCTCGGTCCTTCATCACCTCTACAAGCAGACCACCCAGTCCTCATTGAAATGAGGAACTCATCCAGGAAGCACATCAGTTCTATCTGCAGCTGCACCTGGGAAGAGAAATACAGTAAAGCATCAAAAACCAAGAAGCCAAATCAGTGTTGGTTTAATGCAGAGGTCCCCAAACTATGGGCCGCCTCCACATTTGGCCTGGCCCCTGAACAATACCAGAGATgcattttgattatttttttcttcatatatGTGTATTCgtatttgacctttttaaacCTTTCACTGATGGAGAGCTTGTCAAGAAATGTATGA
- the tti2 gene encoding TELO2-interacting protein 2 isoform X9, producing the protein MGLSSLFDDLQLSSSSETPLSSQTLPPITEFLAELQKKLLNMLSYSETLHLIGHVANLFQTADPDWLFSPSSGLAELQVEYNAVVKALVRVAALPLCEDDYGSLPAATYQSIPYQAVTVCSALTALLETLGNRGVQTGIPLTIAPSVLVFAVTHFQDQPWTNSVSRAAARNLQEVLLRAGGWRDSGHLLTGENNGVLGKILDILQPQMTQTMWQRCEAVKFVYVWIVLQVTQPFLSPLLPRLLPASLLLTDHYKPENCILGVRCLHHIVLNTPAAELRQWNTAEVVYEALFKHLYTTDAAVIQPILWCLLDLLLVLEKPPCTPNPSSSPRKPCRHDDVLRLMLTNMEAEHKVALRRVYASALPLYVDRMGVAICRHMRRLDRVVLGYLEVRDPSEERSRLKVLRALQNMIRFAWPRMTSRADVVLRSLLKFLLDVSSDSDLDDSLKQRLMSEATLCITLMDCCCHGNLQVEGSSCSSDVLRCLATVTGPIRESRAAVS; encoded by the exons ATGGGCCTGTCCTCCTTATTTGATGACCttcagctctcctcctcctcagaaaccCCCCTTTCCTCTCAGACTCTCCCTCCAATCACGGAATTtctggctgagctgcagaagaaaCTGCTTAATATGTTGTCATACTCTGAAACGCTCCATCTGATTGGTCATGTGGCGAATCTTTTCCAAACCGCTGATCCTGATTGGTTGTTCAGTCCAAGTAGTGGGTTAGCAGAACTTCAGGTCGAGTACAACGCTGTGGTAAAGGCTCTGGTAAGAGTTGCTGCTCTACCGCTCTGTGAGGATGACTATGGCTCGTTACCTGCTGCCACCTATCAGAGTATTCCATATCAAGCTGTCACAGTATGCTCCGCTCTCACAGCActactggaaactctgggaaacAGGGGTGTTCAGACTGGCATTCCACTGACCATAGCTCCCTCTGTGTTAGTGTTTGCTGTCACACACTTTCAG GATCAGCCTTGGACCAACTCTGtctccagagctgcagccagaaacctgcaggaggtgctCCTCAGGGCAGGGGGCTGGAGAGATTCTGGCCACCTCCTGACAGGGGAAAACAATGGAGTTCTAGGAAAAATCCTGGACATCCTGCAACCTCAAATGACCCA aaCCATGTGGCAGCGGTGTGAAGCAGTGAAGTTTGTTTATGTTTGGATTGTGCTGCAG GTTACTCAACCCTTTCTTTCCCCTCTCTTGCCCCGCCTCCTTCCTGCCTCACTTCTTCTCACCGACCACTACAAACCAGAGAACTGCATTCTGGGAGTTCGCTGTCTTCACCACATAGTGCTCAACACA CCTGCTGCAGAGCTTCGTCAGTGGAACACAGCAGAGGTTGTGTATGAGGCCTTGTTCAAACACCTTTACACCACAGATGCTGCTGTCATACAG CCCATCCTCTGGTGTCTCTTGGACCTGTTACTGGTTTTAGAGAAGCCCCCCTGCACACCCAACCCTTCTTCCTCCCCCAGGAAGCCCTGCCGGCATGACGATGTGCTGCGTCTGATGCTGACCAACATGGAGGCAGAACACAAGGTGGCGCTGCGGCGTGTGTATGCCTCTGCCCTGCCTCTGTATGTCGACAG GATGGGTGTGGCCATCTGCAGACATATGCGGCGACTAGACAGGGTGGTTCTGGGATACCTGGAGGTCAGAGATCCATCCGAGGAGAGGAGCCGACTGAAGGTTCTGCGCGCTCTTCAGAACATGATCAGATTTGCCTGGCCTCG GATGACGTCTCGTGCTGATGTGGTGTTGCGAAGCTTGTTAAAGTTTCTGCTGGACGTGTCTTCTGACTCTGACCTTGATGATTCACTAAAACAGAGGCTGATGAGTGAAGCTACTCTCTGCATCACGCTGATGgactgctgttgtcatggaaacctgCAG gttgAAGGTAGCAGTTGTAGTTCTGATGTCCTccgttgcctagcaacagtAACTGGGCCCATCCgtgagagcagagctgctgtttcct AG
- the tti2 gene encoding TELO2-interacting protein 2 isoform X6 → MGLSSLFDDLQLSSSSETPLSSQTLPPITEFLAELQKKLLNMLSYSETLHLIGHVANLFQTADPDWLFSPSSGLAELQVEYNAVVKALVRVAALPLCEDDYGSLPAATYQSIPYQAVTVCSALTALLETLGNRGVQTGIPLTIAPSVLVFAVTHFQDQPWTNSVSRAAARNLQEVLLRAGGWRDSGHLLTGENNGVLGKILDILQPQMTQTMWQRCEAVKFVYVWIVLQVTQPFLSPLLPRLLPASLLLTDHYKPENCILGVRCLHHIVLNTPAAELRQWNTAEVVYEALFKHLYTTDAAVIQPILWCLLDLLLVLEKPPCTPNPSSSPRKPCRHDDVLRLMLTNMEAEHKVALRRVYASALPLYVDRMGVAICRHMRRLDRVVLGYLEVRDPSEERSRLKVLRALQNMIRFAWPRMTSRADVVLRSLLKFLLDVSSDSDLDDSLKQRLMSEATLCITLMDCCCHGNLQSLLQQVEGSSCSSDVLRCLATVTGPIRESRAAVS, encoded by the exons ATGGGCCTGTCCTCCTTATTTGATGACCttcagctctcctcctcctcagaaaccCCCCTTTCCTCTCAGACTCTCCCTCCAATCACGGAATTtctggctgagctgcagaagaaaCTGCTTAATATGTTGTCATACTCTGAAACGCTCCATCTGATTGGTCATGTGGCGAATCTTTTCCAAACCGCTGATCCTGATTGGTTGTTCAGTCCAAGTAGTGGGTTAGCAGAACTTCAGGTCGAGTACAACGCTGTGGTAAAGGCTCTGGTAAGAGTTGCTGCTCTACCGCTCTGTGAGGATGACTATGGCTCGTTACCTGCTGCCACCTATCAGAGTATTCCATATCAAGCTGTCACAGTATGCTCCGCTCTCACAGCActactggaaactctgggaaacAGGGGTGTTCAGACTGGCATTCCACTGACCATAGCTCCCTCTGTGTTAGTGTTTGCTGTCACACACTTTCAG GATCAGCCTTGGACCAACTCTGtctccagagctgcagccagaaacctgcaggaggtgctCCTCAGGGCAGGGGGCTGGAGAGATTCTGGCCACCTCCTGACAGGGGAAAACAATGGAGTTCTAGGAAAAATCCTGGACATCCTGCAACCTCAAATGACCCA aaCCATGTGGCAGCGGTGTGAAGCAGTGAAGTTTGTTTATGTTTGGATTGTGCTGCAG GTTACTCAACCCTTTCTTTCCCCTCTCTTGCCCCGCCTCCTTCCTGCCTCACTTCTTCTCACCGACCACTACAAACCAGAGAACTGCATTCTGGGAGTTCGCTGTCTTCACCACATAGTGCTCAACACA CCTGCTGCAGAGCTTCGTCAGTGGAACACAGCAGAGGTTGTGTATGAGGCCTTGTTCAAACACCTTTACACCACAGATGCTGCTGTCATACAG CCCATCCTCTGGTGTCTCTTGGACCTGTTACTGGTTTTAGAGAAGCCCCCCTGCACACCCAACCCTTCTTCCTCCCCCAGGAAGCCCTGCCGGCATGACGATGTGCTGCGTCTGATGCTGACCAACATGGAGGCAGAACACAAGGTGGCGCTGCGGCGTGTGTATGCCTCTGCCCTGCCTCTGTATGTCGACAG GATGGGTGTGGCCATCTGCAGACATATGCGGCGACTAGACAGGGTGGTTCTGGGATACCTGGAGGTCAGAGATCCATCCGAGGAGAGGAGCCGACTGAAGGTTCTGCGCGCTCTTCAGAACATGATCAGATTTGCCTGGCCTCG GATGACGTCTCGTGCTGATGTGGTGTTGCGAAGCTTGTTAAAGTTTCTGCTGGACGTGTCTTCTGACTCTGACCTTGATGATTCACTAAAACAGAGGCTGATGAGTGAAGCTACTCTCTGCATCACGCTGATGgactgctgttgtcatggaaacctgCAG TctcttcttcagcaggttgAAGGTAGCAGTTGTAGTTCTGATGTCCTccgttgcctagcaacagtAACTGGGCCCATCCgtgagagcagagctgctgtttcct AG